A DNA window from Kitasatospora fiedleri contains the following coding sequences:
- a CDS encoding peptidoglycan-binding domain-containing protein: MRTNPYAVRAAVASVALAAVITAAAVSPASAAPSLLATGSTGTSVSDLQRQLNAELGTAYQLETDGRFGPLTRSAVVWFQTCTGLEMDGVVGPKTRAALDANADRRVDDICLRPAD, from the coding sequence ATGCGCACCAACCCCTACGCCGTCCGCGCCGCCGTCGCGTCGGTCGCCCTGGCCGCCGTCATCACCGCGGCCGCCGTCTCCCCCGCCTCCGCCGCCCCGTCGCTGCTGGCCACCGGCTCCACCGGCACCAGCGTCAGCGACCTGCAGCGCCAGCTCAACGCGGAGCTCGGCACCGCCTACCAGCTCGAGACCGACGGCCGGTTCGGCCCGCTTACCCGCTCCGCGGTCGTCTGGTTCCAGACCTGCACCGGCCTGGAGATGGACGGCGTCGTCGGCCCGAAGACCCGCGCCGCCCTCGACGCGAACGCGGACCGCCGGGTCGACGACATCTGCCTGCGCCCCGCCGACTGA
- a CDS encoding GntR family transcriptional regulator: protein MTPTDQPRRGTARAVAEALREQIRSGQLAPNAVLPTGRELAAMFNVSTKTAAAGMELLKIEGLVVGEQGGRRRVRSVRRITWDLSAFEIGTRRDSHALDDWSSAIRQAGREPREDVTRTWEQADAQIAEWLCIEPGAEVVRRTRVRWVDDQPFQLSNSYFPADIARGTLLDEDREVSVPGGVLRHIGHPQVSVRDEISTRMPSPEEVAALELPVGTPVIQHVRIGRGTDRPVRVMITIAPGDRHLLVYELEV from the coding sequence ATGACCCCGACAGACCAGCCACGGCGCGGTACTGCTCGTGCAGTGGCCGAGGCCCTTCGAGAGCAGATCAGATCCGGGCAGCTTGCTCCGAACGCAGTTCTTCCTACCGGCCGAGAGCTCGCCGCGATGTTCAACGTCTCCACCAAGACCGCAGCTGCGGGGATGGAGCTGCTGAAGATCGAGGGCCTGGTGGTCGGCGAGCAGGGTGGCCGGCGCCGTGTGCGGTCCGTCCGTCGCATCACATGGGACCTCTCCGCGTTCGAAATCGGCACCCGCCGCGACTCCCACGCTCTGGACGACTGGTCATCCGCCATCAGGCAGGCTGGCCGCGAGCCGCGGGAGGATGTCACCCGGACTTGGGAGCAGGCCGACGCCCAGATTGCGGAATGGCTGTGCATCGAACCGGGAGCCGAGGTGGTCCGCCGAACTCGCGTGCGCTGGGTCGATGACCAGCCGTTCCAACTCAGCAACAGCTACTTCCCTGCTGACATCGCACGAGGCACCCTCCTCGACGAAGACCGCGAGGTCTCGGTCCCTGGCGGAGTTCTTCGGCACATCGGCCACCCGCAGGTGAGCGTGCGCGACGAGATCAGTACGCGGATGCCGAGTCCGGAGGAAGTCGCCGCGCTTGAGCTGCCGGTGGGCACCCCGGTCATCCAGCACGTCCGCATCGGACGCGGGACCGACCGACCGGTCCGCGTAATGATCACCATCGCTCCTGGCGACCGCCATCTACTCGTATATGAACTGGAGGTCTGA
- a CDS encoding GNAT family N-acetyltransferase, translating into MVDYTVRLATPDDLPALMALRSEAERWLADAGIDQWSDPDLGERAIRSWHERIDREQTWVFTTPDDTIAGTISRGRADTDFWREDDAPSSALYLYKLIVARTHSGEQLGARILDWYSTIAAAEGKLWIRLDVWRNNRKLQEYYTKLGFEHVRTERVSSRLSGWLGQRPAGSLTLPDRLLPVIPSPLPKQYAAEVAAAQQSATTLSQQVAALLLTLQQTSVPVTGPVRWEYDRVGENLNLAGSAIRRALEHLGQASNSTTLLPEPTSLQWAAAPSSSTESSTPADAPSTS; encoded by the coding sequence ATGGTCGACTACACGGTCCGACTGGCTACGCCCGATGACCTCCCGGCCCTCATGGCCCTGCGCAGCGAGGCCGAACGATGGCTCGCCGACGCCGGCATCGACCAGTGGTCTGACCCCGACCTGGGCGAGCGGGCAATCCGTAGCTGGCACGAGCGCATCGACCGGGAACAGACCTGGGTGTTCACCACCCCCGACGACACGATCGCGGGAACGATCAGCCGGGGCCGAGCTGACACCGACTTCTGGAGGGAGGACGACGCTCCGAGCTCTGCTCTTTACCTCTACAAGCTCATCGTCGCCCGCACGCACAGCGGTGAGCAGCTAGGTGCTCGCATCCTCGACTGGTACTCCACGATCGCGGCCGCCGAAGGAAAGCTGTGGATCCGGTTGGACGTGTGGCGGAACAATCGGAAGTTGCAGGAGTACTACACGAAGCTGGGGTTCGAACACGTCCGGACCGAACGCGTCAGCAGCCGCCTCAGCGGCTGGCTGGGGCAGCGGCCGGCGGGGAGCCTCACCCTGCCCGACCGCTTGCTGCCGGTGATCCCGTCGCCGCTGCCGAAGCAGTACGCCGCAGAGGTAGCAGCAGCTCAACAGAGCGCCACGACCTTGTCTCAGCAGGTCGCGGCCCTGCTCCTGACGCTGCAGCAGACCTCCGTCCCGGTCACCGGTCCGGTGCGCTGGGAGTACGACCGCGTGGGGGAGAATCTCAACCTGGCGGGCAGCGCGATCCGCCGCGCACTGGAGCACCTCGGCCAGGCGTCGAACAGCACCACGTTGCTGCCCGAACCCACCAGCCTGCAGTGGGCCGCCGCGCCCAGCAGCTCGACGGAATCGAGCACCCCGGCCGACGCGCCGTCGACCAGCTAG
- a CDS encoding replicative DNA helicase: protein MPKPSSDDQYEPADDEFGGDRQAALDARRLAAEEPIIGALLMATASYDVVTEVADELRGESPWLRTAHQLIWEAVIRLHGRRLPTSPQAVAQELDRSGDLAKAGGPSYLHRLAGLAHPAASAAYYAGHLRGIARLATLRQIAERGIHRADTADPEQPEDAIAAHLAEVEQLLGQDVHDDDFGRLGDYLPDELAALEQEDTDPFGVTGFADVDTLMNWRPGEIIVVAARPAMGKSAFALGVATATAATGRPVLFCSLEMGRAEVTKRILAAKSRVAFNHLNRGKSAITDDDWMRIGRHVGSLSALPLWTDYGARTSPGRIRSRARSLAKRTGQAPLIIIDYIGLLAPDRTGRRAENRYAEMTDISRELKLIAKEDQCTIVALAQLNRENEKRQDKKPVPSDLRDSGAIEQDADAILLLHREDYYEKETSRAGETDIIVAKHRNGPTATCTVAHQFHYSRLVDMTRDIDGDFGNRPTTVIHQTGAIGTQTISAADAAALGWTAENSDEETEWSSDSSLGSDLGL, encoded by the coding sequence ATGCCCAAGCCCAGCAGCGACGACCAGTACGAGCCCGCGGACGACGAGTTCGGCGGCGACCGCCAGGCCGCCCTCGACGCCCGCCGCCTTGCGGCCGAGGAGCCGATCATCGGCGCCCTCCTGATGGCCACCGCGTCCTACGACGTGGTCACCGAGGTCGCCGACGAACTGCGCGGCGAGTCGCCCTGGCTGCGCACCGCCCACCAGCTGATCTGGGAGGCGGTGATCCGCCTCCACGGCCGCAGGCTCCCCACCAGCCCGCAGGCCGTCGCCCAGGAGCTCGACCGCTCGGGCGACCTCGCCAAGGCCGGCGGACCCAGCTACCTCCACCGCCTGGCCGGCCTCGCCCACCCCGCCGCCTCCGCGGCCTACTACGCCGGGCACCTGCGCGGCATCGCCCGCCTAGCGACGCTGCGCCAGATCGCCGAGCGCGGCATCCACCGCGCGGACACCGCCGACCCGGAACAGCCCGAGGACGCCATCGCCGCGCACCTGGCCGAGGTGGAGCAGCTGCTCGGCCAGGACGTCCACGACGACGACTTCGGCCGCCTCGGCGACTACCTGCCCGACGAGCTCGCCGCCCTAGAGCAGGAGGACACCGACCCGTTCGGCGTCACCGGCTTCGCCGACGTCGACACCCTGATGAACTGGAGGCCCGGCGAGATCATCGTGGTCGCCGCCCGGCCCGCGATGGGCAAGAGCGCCTTCGCCCTGGGCGTGGCCACCGCCACCGCCGCCACCGGCCGCCCCGTGCTGTTCTGCTCGCTGGAGATGGGCCGCGCCGAGGTCACCAAGCGCATCCTGGCCGCCAAGTCCCGGGTCGCCTTCAACCACCTCAACCGCGGCAAGAGCGCCATCACCGACGACGACTGGATGCGCATCGGACGCCACGTCGGCTCCCTCAGCGCCCTGCCGCTGTGGACCGACTACGGTGCCCGCACCTCCCCCGGCCGCATCCGCTCCCGTGCCCGCAGCCTGGCCAAACGCACCGGCCAGGCCCCGCTGATCATCATCGACTACATCGGCCTCCTCGCCCCCGACCGCACCGGCCGGCGCGCCGAGAACCGCTACGCGGAGATGACCGACATCAGCCGCGAGCTCAAGCTCATCGCCAAGGAAGACCAGTGCACCATAGTCGCCCTGGCCCAGCTCAACCGCGAGAACGAGAAACGCCAGGACAAGAAGCCCGTCCCCTCCGACCTTCGCGACTCCGGAGCCATCGAGCAGGACGCCGACGCCATCCTGCTGCTCCACCGCGAGGACTACTACGAGAAGGAGACCTCGCGCGCTGGCGAGACCGACATCATCGTCGCCAAGCACCGCAACGGGCCCACCGCGACGTGCACCGTCGCGCACCAGTTCCACTACAGCCGGCTGGTCGACATGACGCGCGACATCGACGGCGACTTCGGCAACAGGCCCACCACTGTGATCCACCAGACCGGCGCCATCGGCACGCAGACCATCTCCGCCGCCGATGCCGCCGCCCTCGGCTGGACCGCCGAAAACAGCGATGAAGAGACGGAATGGTCGTCCGACTCCAGCCTGGGTTCAGACCTCGGACTCTGA
- a CDS encoding DnaB-like helicase C-terminal domain-containing protein, which translates to MAEQQAGSTDGRDETGEVPPWALASQRPRVPSPWPDFDRIVGLYEGKLVGLGTFKGRREAAAGLELAIHAAANGHSTVLFAPDLPHRNPVPRLRVDHSPELTPARIRSVVDGMASRREPAQLVVVDHFGLLQRDPQPVAYDDYDQWDDDEPDIDLAEQEAGEIARELKHLAKDHHVPIVVMAHLIGAFDRTTPLDLDRLGIAAVLEYDADAVLLLRRTDATQVSVHVAKDRSGPAPLDTAMAW; encoded by the coding sequence GTGGCGGAGCAGCAGGCTGGTTCGACGGACGGACGCGATGAAACCGGCGAGGTCCCACCGTGGGCCCTGGCCAGCCAGCGTCCCCGCGTGCCCTCTCCTTGGCCGGACTTCGACCGCATCGTGGGCCTTTACGAGGGCAAGCTGGTCGGCCTCGGCACGTTCAAGGGACGCCGGGAAGCCGCAGCCGGACTCGAACTGGCTATCCACGCTGCGGCGAACGGCCACTCCACTGTGCTCTTCGCTCCCGACCTGCCTCACCGCAACCCTGTCCCGCGTCTTCGCGTGGACCACTCGCCGGAACTGACACCCGCCCGGATCCGAAGCGTCGTGGACGGCATGGCGAGCAGGCGCGAGCCCGCCCAGCTCGTCGTTGTCGACCACTTCGGCCTGCTCCAGCGAGATCCCCAGCCAGTGGCCTACGACGACTACGACCAGTGGGACGACGACGAACCCGACATCGATCTCGCCGAACAAGAAGCGGGAGAGATCGCCCGAGAGCTGAAGCACCTGGCAAAGGACCACCATGTGCCCATCGTGGTCATGGCGCACCTCATCGGAGCGTTCGACAGGACCACCCCTCTCGACCTCGACCGCCTCGGCATCGCCGCCGTTCTTGAATACGACGCCGACGCAGTACTCCTCCTTCGCCGAACAGACGCCACCCAGGTCTCCGTCCACGTCGCGAAAGACCGCAGCGGCCCCGCCCCCCTCGATACCGCGATGGCCTGGTAA
- a CDS encoding sigma-70 family RNA polymerase sigma factor, with product MSGDLFSTGTGPGAWSDRDAPPWQAVCHGMAMPLEFEVFYLTHSNGYLHFADTEFGDTGTALQVVDDVFLYFLVTWSEMSAEVNFAEAAWEVLRAAVVYEKRRRDRGIHDAPSFFWKMTFGHAMVSSREDFSREPDELRQAIAQLPPRQFDVIVLKHFMGRSRGDIAYLLGIKPVTVDHHHRRAQAQLRVLLGKQPLPAPAGPTGEIEETV from the coding sequence GTGAGCGGCGATCTCTTCTCCACCGGAACCGGCCCCGGCGCCTGGAGCGACCGGGACGCGCCGCCCTGGCAGGCCGTCTGCCACGGCATGGCGATGCCCCTCGAGTTCGAGGTCTTCTACCTGACGCACAGCAACGGCTACCTGCACTTCGCCGACACCGAGTTCGGCGATACGGGGACGGCGCTGCAGGTGGTCGACGACGTCTTCCTCTACTTCCTCGTCACCTGGAGCGAGATGAGCGCCGAGGTCAACTTCGCTGAGGCCGCCTGGGAAGTGCTGCGTGCGGCTGTGGTCTACGAGAAACGGCGCCGGGACCGGGGCATCCACGACGCCCCCTCCTTCTTCTGGAAGATGACGTTCGGCCATGCGATGGTCAGCAGCCGCGAGGACTTCAGCCGCGAGCCCGACGAACTGCGCCAGGCGATAGCCCAGCTTCCGCCCCGCCAGTTCGACGTGATCGTGCTGAAGCATTTCATGGGGCGCAGCCGCGGCGACATCGCCTACCTCCTGGGGATCAAGCCGGTGACTGTCGACCACCACCACCGCCGGGCCCAAGCCCAGTTGCGAGTTCTGCTCGGCAAGCAGCCCTTGCCGGCCCCCGCCGGTCCAACCGGCGAGATCGAGGAGACAGTGTGA
- a CDS encoding RNA polymerase sigma factor: MVIQSSEPSGTSTGASPMPFDFEVFVRANSRTWLRYARTRLQNLSDAEDAVQETAVRLFTHWKFMLALPEPQAMQAFALRVLKGKVSEAQRARARDGAKVGRLVQLRKGVSDQDPVVCGDHMLDREGVALRLAMEALGRTDPLLAEAVRLRMLRLTYREIGEALGIASTTAKTWVSEGWRWLDQALNKDEEGTS, translated from the coding sequence ATGGTGATCCAGTCTTCCGAGCCCTCCGGTACCAGTACCGGTGCCAGCCCGATGCCGTTCGATTTCGAGGTGTTCGTCCGGGCGAACAGCCGAACCTGGCTGCGCTACGCCAGGACCCGCCTCCAGAACCTCTCCGACGCCGAGGACGCCGTCCAGGAGACGGCGGTGCGCCTGTTCACCCATTGGAAGTTCATGCTGGCGCTGCCGGAGCCACAGGCGATGCAGGCCTTCGCCCTGAGGGTGCTGAAGGGCAAGGTGAGCGAGGCGCAGCGGGCCCGGGCACGGGACGGTGCGAAGGTCGGCAGGCTGGTGCAGCTGCGCAAGGGGGTGTCGGACCAGGACCCGGTCGTCTGTGGGGACCACATGCTCGACCGGGAGGGCGTGGCCCTGCGGCTGGCGATGGAGGCCCTCGGCCGAACAGATCCGTTGCTGGCCGAGGCGGTGAGGCTGCGGATGCTCAGGCTGACCTATCGCGAGATCGGGGAGGCGCTGGGAATCGCCTCGACCACCGCGAAGACGTGGGTGTCGGAGGGCTGGCGGTGGCTCGATCAGGCGCTCAACAAGGATGAGGAAGGCACTTCATGA